One Algoriphagus sp. Y33 genomic window, CTTTATGGGGGAAGGAAATGCGTGGAGGCTGGTGCCAAATTATTTTGGGTACCCGTGGGAAGAGGGAGTGAAAGAAATTCTTGAATATAATAGTCCTCAGACTTATGTGCAGAATATTGAAACTCCGCTGATGATATTCCATGGGGACAATGATCTCAGAACGGGAGTAAGGCAATCTGAGTTGCTGTACAAAAGTCTCAAAATCATGGGTAAGCCGGTGGAATATATCCGATACCCTAACGAAGGGCACGAACTTTCCCGATCAGGTGCTGTTCACAGGAGACTGGATAGAATTGGCAGAATCGTTGAGTTTTTCGAGCGCTACGTGACGCATCCGAATTAATAAATAGTATGATTAGGGAGTGATGCCGTTAGTCATAATTTTGCCTCTCTGGCTGATGTGAGGTAAAAGTAACTTAAAACTAAGGATGTATTGTCCTTTACTAAAATGCGGATATAAATACTTCGTCTTTATAGTAAATGACTAACCCCTCTGATTTTAATAATTGGAGGGGGTTGTCTTTGTTTTATTTCGGTGCCATTTCATCTCAATCGGTCAAGCCGGCCTTTCTTTTTGACTAAGTTTTTATAGTCCCATTGGATGTTTTTTGATTTCTCAAGCCATCGCTGTAATTTAATTTCGTCAATTTCACTTTTTGAGTTGTAAAAAATAGAAGCGTCTTTGAATTTTTGGCCCCGTATGTTCAGATCTTCTTCTTCAAAATCAGCTCCGCTCCAAAACATTAGCCGTATACCCGGTTTTTGCTTACTATACCCCGCTATCGGGTTTCCTTCCAAAAACCACACAGGGTGGCTGTGCCAGATCTTACTTTCAGCGTCGGTCAGAATTTCATTAATGGATAAGGCAAGCAAATCACATATTTCGCTGTTTTCCGGCTCTAAACGTTGGTTATATGCTTGGATTTCTTTATTCATTTTCCTGAGAAATTGCCGTGGCCAAATAGTGGGCTCAATTTTACAAAGCAAAATATAATTAAAGAATTGCTGCTCTACACCAAATCCGGGTTTTCGTGACTAGGAACCTACTAATGATCGGCGGAGATTTTCCCTGTAGTTTTATTGGAAGTTGCTGTATTTCTTACTGCCGTTCCTCAATAAGTTTTAGCAGCAATTCCGGTTCATCTGTAGTGACGAAATCCGGGTTTTGATCTAAAAGCCATCTCAAATCCTCTTCCTTATTTACTGTCCATGCGTTAACGGTCAATCCAAGAGCCTGAGCTTCCTTGATCCAATGAGGATTTTCCTTCAGCAAATTGATATTATAGTCAAATCCGAAAAAACCGGCTTCTTTCAGTTCTGCGGGAGTTTTGTTCCCTGTTAGATACGCCACATTCGCATTAGGAGCCAGTTCAATTACTTTTAGGCCACCCTCATAGCTGAAGGTGATGTAATCCACCCATTTCTCGGCTTTCATTTTTTTCACAGCCATCACTGACTTTTCTGCCACTTCCTGGCTTCGTTTCACAGAAATTTTGGATGGTTTTATCTCAAAAATCAACTTGGTTCCTTTCTGCTTTTTGCCTGCTTTCAGGTATTCCTCTACTGTGGAGATTTTCTCTCCGTTTTCATGATTTTTGGAAAGAAGTTCCTCATAAGTGGAAGTTTCAATTTCCATTCCTTCGAAATCCGCATCATGATTCACAACCAAAACCCCATCAGAAGTCATCCAAACATCGAACTCAGAACCTTCACAGCCTAATTTCACGGCTTCTTTGAGTGATGCAATGGAATTCTGGGGATGGGACTGGGCTTTCCACGCGCCGCGGTGGGCGATTACTTTATTCTTGTGAAAGGATTTCTGGGCAAATGAGACAGAACTAGCTATAAAAATGGCGAGAATGGTGAAAAGGGTGAATCGCATGGGAATGGGTTTTTAATAAAGACTAGTTTTCAAAAGTAAAAAATCAGGGAATAGGAACTGTCCCGTCTGTCAGAATTCACGGAAACTTAATGAAGGAGTAAGATGCAGGGAAATCGCCTTTAAAATTCGCAATTGGTAAGTAATCTTCAAGGATTTGCAAGGTATAAGCGATTTTCCCTGCTAGACAACCCCCAGATAGACAGAATCCGATAGATCCCGTTTTTTTGTCCAGGGATTTTCCTGGCTGAAGGCAATCCAGGCATGCCTACGGCATTGCTTCGTTTTTACGGGCATTTTGTATGGTATGAAGGTAGTTCACAGTACTTACCTGGCTTCCCGTCTTTACCTTCTATACTAGACAATCTGACTTTAAGCATCTTGGTTTAGTGTTTAGGGTGCGCTGGGCTGACGCAGCACGAGGGTGCGGCTGGTTTGTGTGGTGGA contains:
- a CDS encoding DUF1801 domain-containing protein, which gives rise to MNKEIQAYNQRLEPENSEICDLLALSINEILTDAESKIWHSHPVWFLEGNPIAGYSKQKPGIRLMFWSGADFEEEDLNIRGQKFKDASIFYNSKSEIDEIKLQRWLEKSKNIQWDYKNLVKKKGRLDRLR
- a CDS encoding glycerophosphodiester phosphodiesterase family protein produces the protein MRFTLFTILAIFIASSVSFAQKSFHKNKVIAHRGAWKAQSHPQNSIASLKEAVKLGCEGSEFDVWMTSDGVLVVNHDADFEGMEIETSTYEELLSKNHENGEKISTVEEYLKAGKKQKGTKLIFEIKPSKISVKRSQEVAEKSVMAVKKMKAEKWVDYITFSYEGGLKVIELAPNANVAYLTGNKTPAELKEAGFFGFDYNINLLKENPHWIKEAQALGLTVNAWTVNKEEDLRWLLDQNPDFVTTDEPELLLKLIEERQ